A portion of the Manihot esculenta cultivar AM560-2 chromosome 2, M.esculenta_v8, whole genome shotgun sequence genome contains these proteins:
- the LOC110609609 gene encoding amino acid transporter AVT3B, with protein MGFDKEASSSSHVLSVPSFPREDTPLLGNKPPLSSTFKTFANIFIAIVGAGVLGLPYTFKKTGWLMGSIMLFVVAFLTYYCMMLLVHTRRKLESIQGFSKIASFGDLGFAVCGPVGRFAVDAMIVLAQAGFCVSYLIFIANTLSYVFNRQSNEKILGFLSPKSLYIWGCFPFQLGLNSIPTLTHLAPLSIFADVVDLGAMGVVMVEDVVAFLKNKPVLEAFGGVSVFFYGLGVAVYSFEGIGMVLPLESETKNKEKFGKVLGLCMAFISVLYGGFGVLGYFAFGEATKDIITTNLGPGLVSNLVQFGLCVNLFFTFPLMMNPVYEVVERRFCESRYCLWLRWVVVFGVSMVALLVPNFADFLSLVGSSVCCALGFVLPALFHLIVFKEELGWNGLVIDATILIFGVVVAVTGTWSSLLEIFESRSS; from the coding sequence ATGGGATTTGATAAAGAAGCGAGCTCGTCATCGCATGTGCTTAGCGTCCCTTCCTTTCCAAGAGAAGACACCCCACTTCTAGGCAATAAGCCTCCACTTTCCTCCACGTTCAAGACCTTCGCCAATATCTTCATAGCCATAGTTGGAGCAGGGGTGCTTGGCCTCCCTTACACCTTCAAGAAAACAGGATGGCTCATGGGTTCTATTATGCTCTTCGTTGTTGCTTTCCTTACCTACTATTGCATGATGCTTCTTGTCCATACTCGCCGCAAGCTCGAGTCTATTCAAGGCTTCTCAAAGATAGCCTCTTTTGGTGATCTGGGTTTTGCTGTTTGTGGTCCCGTTGGTCGTTTTGCTGTGGATGCCATGATCGTCCTTGCACAAGCTGGGTTTTGTGTTAGCTATCTCATCTTCATCGCAAACACTTTATCCTATGTGTTTAATCGTCAATCGAATGAAAAAATTCTGGGTTTTTTGAGTCCTAAGTCTTTGTATATATGGGGTTGTTTTCCTTTCCAGTTGGGCTTGAATTCGATTCCAACACTGACCCATTTGGCTCCTCTGAGTATTtttgctgatgtggttgatcTTGGAGCTATGGGTGTGGTGATGGTGGAGGATGTGGTTGCCTTCTTAAAAAATAAGCCTGTGTTGGAGGCTTTTGGTGGGgtttctgttttcttttatggtttggGTGTGGCTGTTTATTCCTTTGAAGGGATTGGCATGGTGTTACCGTTAGAATCCGAGACAAAGAACAAGGAAAAGTTTGGAAAAGTGTTGGGATTGTGTATGGCATTCATTTCTGTGTTGTATGGAGGATTTGGGGTTCTGGGTTACTTTGCCTTCGGTGAAGCTACCAAAGATATAATCACTACTAATTTGGGGCCAGGATTGGTGAGCAATCTTGTTCAGTTTGGTTTGTGTGTGAACCTGTTCTTCACATTTCCATTGATGATGAACCCAGTTTATGAGGTGGTGGAGAGGCGATTTTGCGAGTCTAGGTACTGTCTGTGGCTGAGATGGGTGGTGGTTTTTGGAGTAAGCATGGTGGCTCTGTTAGTACCCAATTTTGCAGATTTCTTGTCTCTTGTGGGGAGCAGCGTGTGCTGTGCTCTTGGGTTTGTGTTGCCTGCTCTGTTTCACTTGATTGTTTTCAAGGAAGAGTTGGGTTGGAATGGTTTGGTTATTGATGCGACCATTCTAATTTTTGGGGTCGTCGTTGCAGTCACCGGAACCTGGTCTTCTTTACTGGAGATATTCGAGTCCAGATCTTCGTAA
- the LOC110608479 gene encoding 54S ribosomal protein L19, mitochondrial, whose protein sequence is MSTLKEILTRRPVAATIRLTVPAGGARPAPPVGPALGQYRLNLMAFCKDFNARTQKYKPDTPMAVTITAFKDNTFEFTVKSPSVTWYLKKAAGIESGSSRPGHVVASTVTLKHVYEIAKVKQSDPYCQYMSLESISKSIIGTANSMGIKVVKDLD, encoded by the coding sequence ATGTCGACCCTTAAGGAGATACTAACCCGGCGTCCCGTAGCAGCTACAATCCGCCTCACCGTCCCAGCCGGCGGCGCTCGCCCTGCGCCCCCTGTGGGCCCTGCACTTGGGCAGTATCGTCTCAATTTAATGGCATTCTGCAAGGACTTTAACGCACGGACCCAGAAGTACAAGCCAGATACTCCCATGGCTGTCACAATAACGGCTTTCAAGGACAACACTTTCGAGTTCACAGTGAAGTCACCGTCGGTTACTTGGTACTTGAAGAAAGCAGCCGGGATCGAGTCCGGTAGCAGCCGGCCGGGACACGTCGTAGCATCTACAGTGACTTTGAAGCATGTATATGAGATTGCTAAGGTGAAGCAATCTGATCCTTATTGTCAATACATGTCTCTTGAGTCTATTTCTAAGTCCATTATTGGGACTGCCAATAGTATGGGAATCAAGGTTGTCAAGGACTTGGATTAG
- the LOC110609752 gene encoding probable protein phosphatase 2C 47 isoform X2, producing the protein MDNDNDDTSENLSQSKSGKPPRNLSCMRHCSSTAFLTDPELDVGIICLKSPSTENSGFLPIFRSGSCSEKGPKQYMEDEYICVDNLHQYLATAVKFPAPGAFYGVFDGHGGIDAASFTRKNILNFIVEDSQFPSGTKKAIRSAFVKVDHALADTKAVDSSSGTTALTALILGRTMLIANVGDSRAVLSKRGRAFELSKDHKPSSTSERLRIERLGGEIYDGYLNGQLSVARALGDWHIKGAKGSKSPLSAEPDLEEINLTEEHEFLIIGCDGLWDVMSSQCAVTIVRKELLIHNDPERCSKALVKEALQRNTCDNLTVVVVCFSPDPPPKIEMPKSHKRRSISAEGLDRLQGILDAA; encoded by the exons TTGCATGAGGCATTGCAGCAGCACAGCATTTTTGACAGATCCT GAATTAGATGTTGGAATTATCTGCTTGAAGTCACCATCAACTGAGAATTCTGGATTTCTACCTATATTTCGCTCAGGAAGCTGTTCTGAGAAAGGACCAAAGCAATACATGGAGGATGAGTACATATGCGTGGACAACCTACATCAATATCTTGCTACAGCTGTAAAATTTCCTGCTCCTGGAGCATTTTATGGG GTGTTTGATGGGCATGGTGGCATTGATGCAGCATCATTTACCAGAAAGAACATTCTTAATTTTATCGTTGAAGATTCACAGTTTCCATCTGGCACAAAAAAAGCAATTAGGAGTGCCTTTGTGAAGGTTGATCATGCACTTGCTGATACTAAAGCTGTTGATAGTTCCTCTGGCACTACTGCTTTAACAGCTCTTATCTTGGGAAG GACTATGCTCATCGCAAATGTTGGTGATTCTAGAGCTGTGTTGAGCAAACGGGGAAGAGCATTTGAGCTGTCAAAAGACCACAAACCTAGCAGCACCTCTGAGAGACTGAGAATTGAGAGACTAGGGGGCGAAATTTATGATGGCTACCTTAATGGCCAATTATCCGTGGCACGTGCTCTTGGTGATTGGCACATTAAGGGTGCTAAAGGTTCAAAAAGCCCCTTGAGTGCCGAGCCAGACTTGGAAGAGATTAACCTGACAGAAGAACATGAGTTTTTGATAATTGGTTGTGATGGTTTGTGGGATGTGATGAGCAGCCAGTGTGCAGTCACAATTGTGAGGAAGGAACTCCTGATCCATAATGATCCTGAGAGGTGCTCAAAAGCACTTGTGAAGGAAGCACTCCAGCGCAACACGTGCGACAATCTGACAGTGGTTGTGGTCTGCTTCTCTCCTGATCCACCTCCTAAGATTGAAATGCCTAAATCCCATAAAAGGAGGAGTATATCAGCTGAGGGGCTGGATCGTCTCCAAGGCATCTTGGATGCTGCTTGA